In Coffea eugenioides isolate CCC68of chromosome 4, Ceug_1.0, whole genome shotgun sequence, the genomic stretch AGCTACCACTTACCCATGCcagctttttttaaaaaaaaaaaattttcatggtaccaaaacaaaaaatcaatgAAAAACAGAAGAAGGAGATTTGCTTCCCAGAATAATCTAAAAGGTTTTCCATCGTTTATCCAACATCAAATAGTACATTAGCTTATAAATAGTGCGTTATAAATGGTGCTGTGTACTTATGTACAAGGTTGCATCTTTGGAAATTTTATATACGAGAATAGTCATAGACAATTAAAGCAaagtttagtgaaaatagtttTGACTACTGGCGTAGTAGATTACCAGTAATTCTCCAATTTGCAGCTTTGGAATTTAAGATTAATATCAGTGCCTTTTTTAATTAGTGTATAGCAATTAGTGGGTATGTGGGTACTTCTTTTATAGGGTAAAGTCTGTTAGTATAGATTATTCATTTTTGGTTCATTTTTCACACCAAtttatttaacaaattttaaaagATTTCCACATGTTTTTTCACTAATCTCAATACAACTTGCATGCAGGGCTTCCCATCCTATCCCATGTATAGTACTATGAAATTGTGAATTGTTGACGGATTGGATGATTTGCATTttgcaaaattaaaaaaaaaaatgtcatgaTTGATTTCATTTTCTAGTCTATTTTGATACCACTTGCAAGTTGACAATCATTGAACGAATTGATGGATGGCTGCCATTGAATGCCTTGTCTGACCAGATTAAATTGAAAACGATGGAAATCTCGCAAATACATTGTTGGTATCTAATCCAAATTTAAGGTTAACTTCGATCTTGGACatcaaagcaaaagcaaatTCTTTAAAAAGAACAGCATGAATTCTCCAAATATCATATATTCTTTAAAGAATTGTATTATTATTCATATCATGTTATGACATGCAAACAATAACTTCACAGGTCGTTTCATAAGAGATAAAATTGGAAGCTTCTTATGAAttttacagaaaaaaaaaaaaaaggggttccCTTCATCCCTTGTCCATGTCCACTGCTGCCTTTGCAAAAGTGTATTCTCTCTTTCtgtcttttcatttttttcttttccctgttACGATTTTCATGAAAAGTGGCTATGCCAAAGTGGGTGGCCATTTAAACTTTGGAGTTGGCAAAGGACAGGGGAGGCATTTGGCGCGCACTAATGTGTCATGTTAGACAGTTAATCATTGCATCTCAAAATTAAATACATCAACCACTGGTTTAGTCACTGCCCCAGGCACCTCACCTCTAGTGCTATAGCTGCtacaataatcaaatactaatatTGGAAATCTGCTACTCTGGACTGGATTGGATTGGATTCATTTAACAAGTAATTAAACCCCACTGTGGAAATTATTAAGGAAAATTCAATTTAAAAAGCACCAAGATAGAAATGAGAATTGAAACATGAGCATCCCCACAAcggtatttttccattttttagtGACAGCCATGAAATATCGCATAAATTGGTCCCCCTTTCCCATATTGTCTCCTCTATTTTCGCTCTGTTCTGACCTCTATCAACCATTTCCGACTCCCTTTTCATTTTTAGTCTCTCTTCTTTCTGCCCTTTACTTTTCTTGGCCTTCTTTTAACTTGAAGACAAGAATTTTCCAATTCAAGATTGTGTAGCATGATATTTttaatgggttttttttttaaaagaaaattttgaggaTTTTATAAAAGAATATTAATGGTTAGATTTGTCGGTGGGGATAGTGATCATGGTCATATGAAGTTGGGTTGGATTGCTAGTTGATGCTATATTGCAGAGGATCAGATGCAAGAGGAAAAGATGCAGTTCGCAAGGCTTGATGATTCACCGATGTTCCGGCAACAGGTTTTAGTTCAATTCTTTGTCCCCATTTATGTACTTCtgacttttattttttttttccgtgaATCAATTCTCACATAATGATAATACCGTGGAAATATTAATTTGCTTTCATTAGGCACGGTGTTAGTTTTTCTTTCTGCTGATCATTGCATTTGTTGGGTCAATGGCAACATTGACTTGTGTTGCAACAGAGACTTTGGTTATTCACCTGAGCAAGATTTATATGTGTTGGATCATAGTCAGATGCATTGGACCCTCAAGGTCCAATGCTCTTTTGAGTGCACCATGTGGCTTGACAAGAGCTCGAAACATCTGTGGAAAATGCTAATTTTAGACTACAAGTAGCACACTTTCAAGAAGTAAAAACAACCTACTAATGAGAAGTATTACGCCAGGAATTAGGAGTCATGTTACTTACTAGCTAATATATTTGTTACAGCTTGTTTCCTTTACTGTCTAGTCTGCTAGTGTTTTACAGACAGAATCTCAATTACTTGTCGGATTTTTCATTTGCCAAACTGAGATGCACAACCTTGACAAAATAGCATCACTTTGCTTGTTCATTCTAAAACTGTACTACTACAACTATATGCTTAAAACTTTACTTGTCAATCAGATCCAATGTTTGGAAGAGAGTGCTGAGAATTTAAGGGAAAGAAGTGTAAAGTTCTTTAAAGGATGCCGGAAGTACACGTAAGTCTAAACCTCCATTTTCTTTCAGTATCCTGCATACATGTTCCTTCTATGATTCCACTTCTTATCATGTATAGAATGGTTGCAATTAAGTGCAGTTAAGTATGATCATTACTCCGCTATAGCTACTGAACATTTGTTTATGTATTAGTTAAATTCTGCACTCTGCATTCATCTAATCAGGTCTTTTTTGATACATAACTTCGTATTCCAAGTTCTTCtattttagttttataacaTACTTTAAACGGTAGTCTTCTGATTTTGCAAGAAAGATAAAATCACAAGAAATAGGAAACTAGGTTCTGTTTCTTCCATGTCTAAATTCACATCATTAGATGAAATTTGTTGACATTGATATACTTTTTGAATCAAGGGCCTTTTGGCATAAGACAGGATAGGAACAAGAGCTATTTATGCTGACTTAAATTTCAAATGTAGCTGTAAAAATGGGGGTGTGGAGAGGGATACAACTGTCTTTCAAGCTTGTTTGGGTGTATTAACGAGAAGAAATACCTCCAAGATGATGTTGTGGATGGGTAATCACAACTGCAATGCACGGATTTTGTGCTTAACTAATTTCCTTTTAGAAAACCATCTAAGTTTAAAGAGACTCTTGGTCGATGAAATTGAGCTGCTTGGAAATGAAATTTCTACCTAATGAAGCTCTTTGACTTCTCTTGCCTTCTTCTTCTAATACAGTAATGTTGTTTTGCGTTGTTAAAGAATGCCTTCTCAGATTGTTTGATATGATTGAATTGTTAATTGCTCATTGCAGCAGATATCAGCCTCTGAAATATTGGTAAACTAGATACTGAGAGGATTCACTAATTTCTTTTTGGGCCATGAAACTGTCTATTAATTTCTGTTGCAAAtatacttggataactctttatTGTTAAACTTGCTCATCATGAAGTACACACTTGATATTTGTTTGTTCAAATTTTCCAGAGAAGGTCTTGGAGAAGCATACGATAGGGACATTGCTTTTGCAAGTGCTCTTGAAACATTTGGAGGCGGTCACAATGATCCCATTTCTGTTGCATTTGGAGGTactttttgtttattttctgtATGAGTTGTTTTCCAGCTTGGAAATTTTCAGACTTGTATGAATTGGTTTCCTCTTAATGCTCCAAAACTTGTGATTATCAAAATGTAGCTAGGAGTTCAAAAACACTTGGGCCCCATGTGCATGAAATCTGTCGCTATACCTGCTGAATCTCTGCATGTCATTTTCTGACAGATTATGTTGAGAACTTTATCTACTGGTATAAAATTGACAAAAGAAAGTAAAACTTGAAAAAGGCAGCGCCCTTCTCAGCAGAACTTGATATACATGTCCTGAATATCAAGTCATGGGATTTCAGTCAAGTAAATCTAGTCATAATTGTTCAAAATGAAGTGAAGATTAACATACTGCTTTCTTCCAAGCAAGCAGGATGTATTTGTTTTGCCAGCGTATTTGTTTGTTCATCTTTCggtctcctttttttttttgggtcaatcATTCATCTTTTGCAGGTTTTAATGCTGATGGAGTTTAATATTGAATATGTTAGGCCCTGATATGGCTAAGTTTGCAATTGCTCTGAGAGAAATTGGAATGTACAAGGAAGTTCTTCGATCGCAGGTGATAAATCTTCTTTCAATTTTGAAAGAGttcattttgttctttttgcTCTTTACTAAAAGTAGTTTCATAAGAATCTACTAAAAGTACTTTCAGTTTCCTT encodes the following:
- the LOC113768333 gene encoding ADP-ribosylation factor GTPase-activating protein AGD3-like isoform X1; the encoded protein is MQEEKMQFARLDDSPMFRQQIQCLEESAENLRERSVKFFKGCRKYTEGLGEAYDRDIAFASALETFGGGHNDPISVAFGGPDMAKFAIALREIGMYKEVLRSQVEHILNDRLLHFANVDLQDVKEARKRFDKANVTYDQVREKYLSLRKALKMM
- the LOC113768333 gene encoding ADP-ribosylation factor GTPase-activating protein AGD3-like isoform X2; the protein is MIHRCSGNREGLGEAYDRDIAFASALETFGGGHNDPISVAFGGPDMAKFAIALREIGMYKEVLRSQVEHILNDRLLHFANVDLQDVKEARKRFDKANVTYDQVREKYLSLRKALKMM